The DNA sequence GTTCAGGATAGGCTTCCTGACCAAGTACTAAGCCTTCCAAAACCGTCTTGAAATTTGCAGAGTCTTCTTTATGAAGGTGTTTCTACAGTCCCTTTGCATGCTATTCCGGATTTTAGTCCTGTCCATATTGGACTTTCACCAACCATGCGAGGAGTTGGTGATATTTCGGTGAATAAGTATTTTAAAACCAAGAAAGAATTGATGTTGAGGATGAAGAAATGGGCTTTAGAGTGGAAGTTTGAGTACCAGACTGTCTCTTCTAACAAGTCAAGAGTGTTATTGAGTTGTGTTGATGACAATTGCACGTGGAGGATGCGTGCTACCAAGCTACCTTTTTCAGACTTTTTCGTTATTAAAAAGTATGTTCATGATCATACATGCGATACAACACACAGGCAGGCCAACCACAGACAAGCATCTGCAAAGTTGTTGGGTTCTTTGATTTGCAGCAATTATGGAGAAAAGAAGGAAGGTCTCAAAGCAAAACAGATCATTGAACAGGTCAGAATGCTTCATGGCGTTCACATCAATTACAAACAAGCTTGGAGAGTGAAAGAAGAAGCTCAGTTATTGGTTAGAGGGACTCCTGAAGACAGCTATTACAATTTGTCTAGGTGGTTGTACAAAGTCACAGTGACAAACCCTGGCTCGTTAACTTATCAACATAAGGATGCTGATGGAAAGTTCAAGTATGCATTTGTGGCTTTTGGTCCATCGATAAGGGGATTCTCATTGATGAGGAGAGTTATTGCAGTAGATGGTACATTTCTGAAGGGAAAATTCAATGGGACTTTATTGGCAGCTTGTGCTCAAGATGGTGATTATCATCTGTATCCTCTCGCTTTTGCAGTGGTCGACGATGAAAATGCTGATTCCTGGAAATGGTTCTTTAATGGGTTGACGCAGATGATTCCGGACGCTCCGGATCTTGTTTTTGTATCGGACAGGGCTATTTCGATTGCTTCAGCACTGGAGGAAGTTTATCCCCTATCTCACCATGGGATCTGCAGGATCCATTTGCTCAGGAACATCACTCCTAAATATGCGAGGACTGGTTTGCTACCTTTGGTGGAAAGCGCTGCTGATGCCTACACGTCCCACGAGTTCTGGTTAATCTTCAATGACATAAAGGATAAGTGTCCAGAATTGGCTAAGTATCTGGAAGATTCGGATTTCAGGAAGTGGACACGTTGCTATGCGCCTGCGAACAGGTACAATATCATGACTACCAACATCGCAGAGTCTCTCAATTCTATGTTGAAAATGCCTCGTGAGTTACCAGTGATCTCTCTACTTGAGACAATCAGATTGACACTCACGACTTGGTTTTTTGAGCGACGTGAAGCGGCCGCGAAACATAAGCATCTGGTAACTCCAAAAGTGGTGAAGAAATTGGTATCCAGGT is a window from the Raphanus sativus cultivar WK10039 unplaced genomic scaffold, ASM80110v3 Scaffold3492, whole genome shotgun sequence genome containing:
- the LOC130506640 gene encoding uncharacterized protein LOC130506640, with protein sequence MRGVGDISVNKYFKTKKELMLRMKKWALEWKFEYQTVSSNKSRVLLSCVDDNCTWRMRATKLPFSDFFVIKKYVHDHTCDTTHRQANHRQASAKLLGSLICSNYGEKKEGLKAKQIIEQVRMLHGVHINYKQAWRVKEEAQLLVRGTPEDSYYNLSRWLYKVTVTNPGSLTYQHKDADGKFKYAFVAFGPSIRGFSLMRRVIAVDGTFLKGKFNGTLLAACAQDGDYHLYPLAFAVVDDENADSWKWFFNGLTQMIPDAPDLVFVSDRAISIASALEEVYPLSHHGICRIHLLRNITPKYARTGLLPLVESAADAYTSHEFWLIFNDIKDKCPELAKYLEDSDFRKWTRCYAPANRYNIMTTNIAESLNSMLKMPRELPVISLLETIRLTLTTWFFERREAAAKHKHLVTPKVVKKLVSRLEAALLLNVYQVDQSEFEVKDERMKYVVDLEKRHCTCNVFDIDKIPCIHAIAAAKYVKRDENRYVDSSHLTETWGKAYAESIHPGGELSNSIYPVNIDELSCPPPATKKRGGRPPTKRKRSVGEFGVPGSKSQSHKCSRCGTGGHNKTTCKKPIG